In the genome of Spodoptera frugiperda isolate SF20-4 chromosome 22, AGI-APGP_CSIRO_Sfru_2.0, whole genome shotgun sequence, one region contains:
- the LOC118279787 gene encoding trypsin epsilon, whose product MINYLLIMVSLLGYIQCQKNAKIIGGYRADIEDFPHSMALYVVCNDISPHKESIYLCGASILRTDIALTAAHCVDNGCVFESSFYMVTAGSEQLKKGFKSSIKAVYYHKLFNLKTLDDDIAILRLTTKLQFSQKIMPVRIMSNPPYHEEALIAGWGLVQISPEKTTKILYATDQHVVRNNICDIMLSIKTKPGAFCAESKFKDSRSIIGDSGSALVVRGNIQIGICSYGVPEWSNSITVYTNISYYHKWINKGIRKLSRL is encoded by the exons atgattaattatttactcattATGGTGAGTTTGTTAGGCtatattcaatgtcaaaaaaatgCAAAGATAATCGGTGGTTATAGAGCTGATATTGAAGATTTCCCTCATTCTATGGCGTTGTACGTCGTCTGCAATGATATATCACCGCATAAAGAAAGTATCTACCTGTGTGGAGCATCCATTTTAAGAACAGATATAGCACTGACAGCGGCCCACTGCGTCGACAACGGTTGCGTCTTTGAAAGTAGTTTTTATATGGTCACCGCAGGTTCTGAACAAttgaaaaaaggttttaaatctAGCATAAAAGCTGtatattatcataaattatttaatcttaaGACGTTGGATGACGACATTGCAATACTGCGACTTACAACTAAATTGCAATTTAGTCAGAAAATTATGCCAGTACGCATAATGTCCAATCCGCCTTACCATGAGGAAGCGTTGATCGCGGGCTGGGGATTAGTTCAG atTTCTCCTGAAAAGACAACTAAAATACTTTACGCAACCGATCAACATGTAGTGAGGAACAACATATGCGATATAATGTTAAGTATCAAGACAAAACCAGGAGCCTTTTGCGCGGAGAGCAAATTTAAGGATTCTCGTTCAATTAT TGGTGATTCGGGCAGCGCTCTTGTAGTGCGGGGTAATATCCAGATCGGGATTTGCTCCTACGGTGTCCCTGAATGGAGCAATTCTATCACTGTATACACAAACATCAGCTATTACCACAAATGGATCAACAAAGGCATTCGAAAACTTTCACGGCTCTAG